One window from the genome of Anopheles merus strain MAF chromosome 3R, AmerM5.1, whole genome shotgun sequence encodes:
- the LOC121597749 gene encoding myosin heavy chain, muscle isoform X3: MPKPPVQVGEDPDPTEFLFVSLEQKRIDQSKPYDSKKACWVPEEKEGYVLGEIKATKGELVTVALPGGETKDFKKDLVSQVNPPKYEKCEDMSNLTYLNDASVLHNLRQRYYAKLIYTYSGLFCVVINPYKRYPLYTNRCAKMYRGKRRNEVPPHLFAVSDGAYVNMLTNHENQSMLITGESGAGKTENTKKVIAYFATIGASGKKDENAEKKGSLEDQVVQTNPVLEAFGNAKTVRNDNSSRFGKFIRIHFTGSGKLAGADIETYLLEKARVISQQTLERSYHIFYQIMSGSVKGLKEMCFLSNDIYDYNSVSQGKITIPNVDDGEECLLTDEAFNVLGFTQEEKDNIYRITSAVMHMGRMQFKQKGREEQAEADGTEDGDRVAKLLGVGTDDLYKNLLKPRIKVGNEFVTKGQNKDQVTNSVGALCKGIFDRLFKWLVKKCNETLDTKQKRAQFIGVLDIAGFEIFDFNGFEQLCINFTNEKLQQFFNHHMFVLEQEEYKREGINWAFIDFGMDLLACIDLIEKPMGILSILEEESMFPKATDQTFAEKLMTNHLGKSAPFMKPRPPKPGIPAGHFAIGHYAGVVSYNISGWLEKNKDPLNDTVVDQFKKGSNALMVEIFADHPGQSADPAAAKGGRGKKGAGFATVSSSYKEQLNNLMTTLKSTQPHFVRCIIPNEMKTAGVVDAHLVMHQLTCNGVLEGIRICRKGFPNRMMYPDFKLRYKILNPKAVDGLDVEKEGRKIAQLIIEAVGLNADQYRLGMTKVFFRAGVLGQMEEFRDERLSKIMSWMQAWCRGYLSRKEFKKMQEQRVSLEIVQRNLRKYLKLRTWAWWKLWQKVKPLLNVSRVEDQIAKLEEKATKAQEAYEKEEKLRKELEALNSKLLAEKTALLDSLSGEKGALQEYQEKAAKLTAQKNDLENQLRDTQERLAQEEDARNQLFQTKKKLEQEIGSQKKDAEDLELQIQKIEQDKASKDHQIRNLNDEIAHQDELINKLNKEKKMQGEVNQKTAEELQAAEDKVNHLNKVKAKLEQTLDELEDSLEREKKLRGDVEKAKRKVEGDLKLTQEAVADLERNKKELEQTVLRKDKEISALSAKLEDEQSLVGKLQKQIKELQARIEELEEEVEAERQARAKAEKQRADLARELEELGERLEEAGGATSAQIELNKKREAELAKLRRDLEEANIQHEGTLANLRKKHNDAVAEMAEQVDQLNKLKTKAEHDRANMYNELNNTRTACDQLSREKAAQEKIAKQLQHTLNEVQSKLDETNRTLNDFDASKKKLSIENSDLLRQLEDAESQVSQLSKIKISLTQQLEDTKRLADEEARERATLLGKFRNLEHDLDNLREQVEEEAEGKGDIQRQLSKANAEAQLWRSKYESEGVARAEELEEAKRKLQARLAEAEETIESLNQKCIALEKTKQRLATEVEDLQLEVDRASSIANAAEKKQKAFDKIIGEWKLKVDDLAAELDASQKECRNYSTELFRLKGAYEEGQEQLEAVRRENKNLADEVKDLLDQIGEGGRNIHEIEKSRKRLEAEKDELQAALEEAEAALEQEENKVLRAQLELSQVRQEIDRRIQEKEEEFENTRKNHQRALDSMQASLEAEAKGKAEALRMKKKLEADINELEIALDHANKANAEAQKNIKRYQQQLKDVQSALEEEQRARDDAREQLGISERRANALQNELEESRTLLEQADRGRRQAEQELSDAHEQLNEVSAQNASIAAAKRKLESELQTLHSDLDELLNEAKNSEEKAKKAMVDAARLADELRAEQDHAQTQEKLRKALEQQIKELQVRLDEAESNALKGGKKAIQKLEQRVRELESELDSEQRRHADAQKNLRKSERRIKELTFQSEEDRKNHERMQDLVDKLQQKIKTYKRQIEEAEEIAALNLAKFRKAQQELEEAEERADIAEQAATKFRTKGGRAGSVQRGASPAPQRQPSAMPALAGLNLPTFDDHGF; encoded by the exons ATGCCAAAGCCACCAGTTCAGGTCGGAGAGGATCCCGATCCAACTGAGTTCCTTTTCGTCTCGCTCGAGCAGAAGCGTATCGATCAGAGCAAGCCGTACGATTCCAAGAAGGCTTGCTGGGTTCCGGAAGAGAAGGAGGGCTATGTGTTGGGTGAAATCAAGGCCACCAAGGGTGAGCTGGTCACCGTTGCCCTGCCCGGTGGTGAG ACCAAGGACTTCAAGAAGGACTTGGTGTCCCAGGTCAACCCACCGAAATACGAGAAATGCGAGGATATGTCCAACTTGACATATCTTAACGATGCCTCTGTACTCCATAACTTGAGACAGAGATACTACGCTAAGCTTATCTAC ACCTACTCGGGCTTGTTCTGCGTTGTCATCAACCCGTACAAGCGTTACCCGCTGTATACCAACCGTTGCGCCAAGATGTACCGTGGCAAGCGCCGTAATGAAGTGCCGCCGCATCTGTTCGCCGTCTCTGACGGTGCCTACGTCAACATGTTGACGAACCACGAGAACCAGTCTATGCTGATTACCGGTGAATCTGGTGCCGGAAAGACTGAGAACACCAAGAAGGTCATTGCGTACTTCGCCACCATTGGCGCTTCGGGCAAGAAGGACGAGAACGCCGAGAAGAAGGGCTCGCTGGAAGATCAGGTCGTCCAGACTAACCCCGTACTTGAGGCCTTCGGTAACGCCAAGACCGTCCGTAACGATAACTCGTCTCGTTTC GGTAAGTTCATCCGTATCCACTTCACTGGAAGCGGTAAGCTGGCTGGTGCCGATATTGAGACTTACCTGCTGGAGAAAGCCCGTGTCATCTCGCAGCAGACTCTGGAGCGCTCGTACCACATCTTCTACCAGATTATGTCTGGATCCGTCAAGGGATTGAAAG AAATGTGCTTCTTGTCGAACGACATCTACGATTACAACAGCGTTTCTCAGGGTAAAATCACCATTCCCAACGTCGATGACGGCGAGGAATGTCTGTTGACCGAT GAAGCCTTCAACGTTCTGGGTTTCACTCAGGAGGAGAAGGACAACATCTACCGTATCACTTCCGCTGTCATGCACATGGGTCGTATGCAGTTCAAGCAGAAGGGTCGCGAAGAGCAGGCTGAGGCTGACGGTACCGAGGATGGTGACCGTGTTGCTAAGCTGCTCGGTGTCGGCACTGACGATCTGTACAAGAATCTGCTGAAGCCACGTATTAAGGTCGGTAACGAGTTCGTCACCAAGGGTCAGAACAAGGACCAGGTCACCAACTCGGTCGGTGCCCTTTGCAAGGGTATCTTCGATCGTCTCTTCAAGTGGCTGGTCAAGAAGTGTAACGAGACTCTGGACACCAAGCAGAAGCGCGCTCAGTTCATTGGTGTGCTGGATATTGCAGGTTTCGAAATCTTCGAC TTCAACGGTTTCGAGCAGTTGTGTATTAACTTCACCAATGAGAAGCTGCAGCAGTTCTTCAACCACCACATGTTCGTCCTGGAGCAGGAAGAATACAAGCGTGAAGGTATTAACTGGGCCTTCATCGATTTCGGTATGGACTTGCTGGCCTGTATTGATCTGATTGAGAAG CCCATGGGTATCCTGTCGATTCTTGAGGAAGAGTCTATGTTCCCGAAGGCCACTGATCAGACCTTCGCTGAGAAGCTGATGACGAACCATCTCGGCAAGTCGGCTCCGTTCATGAAGCCGCGCCCACCGAAGCCAGGCATCCCGGCCGGTCACTTCGCCATTGGTCACTACGCTGGTGTTGTGTCGTACAATATCAGTGGATGGCTTGAGAAGAACAAGGATCCGCTGAACGACACTGTCGTCGATCAGTTCAAGAAGGGTAGCAACGCCCTGATGGTTGAGATCTTCGCTGATCACCCAGGCCAGTCGGCTGATCCGGCCGCCGCCAAGGGAGGTCGAGGCAAGAAGGGTGCTGGTTTCGCCACTGTCTCGTCCTCGTACAAGGAACAGCTGAACAACCTGATGACGACGCTGAAGTCTACTCAGCCTCACTTCGTCCGTTGTATCATTCCCAACGAAATGAAGACGGCCGGTGTCGTTGATGCTCACTTGGTCATGCACCAGCTGACTTGTAACGGTGTACTTGAAGGTATCCGTATTTGCCGTAAGGGCTTCCCTAACCGCATGATGTACCCTGACTTCAAGCTGCG CTACAAAATCCTGAATCCCAAAGCCGTCGACGGTTTGGACGTTGAAAAGGAGGGTCGCAAAATTGCTCAATTGATCATCGAAGCCGTTGGGCTGAATGCCGATCAGTACCGTTTGGGAATGACCAAG GTGTTCTTCCGTGCCGGTGTCCTGGGTCAGATGGAGGAGTTCCGTGATGAGCGTCTCAGCAAGATCATGTCCTGGATGCAGGCTTGGTGCCGCGGTTACCTGTCGCGTAAGGAGTTCAAGAAGATGCAGGAGCAGCGCGTCTCCCTGGAGATCGTCCAGCGCAATCTGCGCAAGTACCTGAAGCTGCGTACCTGGGCCTGGTGGAAGCTGTGGCAGAAGGTCAAGCCTCTGCTTAACGTTTCCCGTGTTGAGGACCAGATTGCT AAACTAGAAGAGAAGGCCACGAAGGCTCAGGAGGCCTATGAGAAGGAAGAGAAGCTGCGCAAGGAACTGGAGGCTCTCAACAGCAAGCTGCTGGCTGAGAAGACCGCTCTCTTGGACTCGCTATCCGGTGAGAAGGGTGCCCTCCAGGAATACCAGGAGAAGGCCGCCAAGCTGACCGCCCAGAAGAACGACCTGGAGAACCAGCTGCGC GACACCCAGGAGCGCCTGGCCCAGGAAGAGGATGCCCGCAACCAGCTCTTCCAGACCAAGAAGAAGTTGGAGCAGGAAATCGGCAGCCAGAAGAAGGATGCTGAGGACCTGGAACTGCAGATCCAGAAGATTGAGCAGGACAAGGCCTCGAAGGATCACCAGATCCGCAACCTGAACGATGAGATCGCCCACCAGGATGAGCTCATCAACAAGCTGAACAAGGAGAAGAAGATGCAGGGTGAGGTCAACCAGAAGACCGCCGAAGAGCTGCAGGCCGCCGAAGACAAGGTGAACCACCTGAACAAGGTGAAGGCCAAGCTGGAGCAGACTCTCGATGAGCTGGAGGACTCGCTTGAGCGCGAGAAGAAGCTGCGCGGTGATGTCGAGAAGGCTAAGCGCAAGGTTGAGGGTGACCTCAAGCTGACCCAGGAGGCTGTTGCCGATCTGGAGCGCAACAAGAAGGAGCTGGAGCAGACCGTCCTGCGCAAGGATAAGGAGATCTCCGCCCTGTCTGCCAAGCTGGAAGACGAGCAGTCGCTGGTTGGCAAGCTGCAGAAGCAGATCAAGGAACTGCAGGCTCGCATTGAGGAGCTCGAGGAGGAAGTCGAGGCCGAGCGTCAGGCCCGCGCCAAGGCTGAGAAGCAGCGTGCTGATCTGGCCCGTGAGCTCGAGGAGCTGGGCGAGCGTTTGGAGGAGGCTGGTGGTGCCACCTCGGCCCAGATTGAGCTGAACAAGAAGCGTGAGGCTGAGCTGGCTAAGCTGCGCCGCGATCTGGAGGAAGCCAACATCCAGCATGAGGGCACTCTGGCTAACCTGCGCAAGAAGCACAACGATGCCGTCGCTGAGATGGCCGAGCAGGTCGATCAGCTGAACAAACTGAAGACCAA GGCTGAACATGACCGCGCTAACATGTACAATGAGCTGAACAACACTCGTACTGCCTGCGATCAGCTGTCCCGCGAAAAG GCCGCCCAGGAGAAGATCGCCAAGCAGCTGCAGCACACTCTGAACGAAGTACAAAGCAAGTTGGACGAAACCAACCGCACTCTGAACGATTTCGATGCCTCCAAGAAGAAGCTGTCGATCGAGAACTCCGATCTGCTGCGCCAGCTGGAGGACGCCGAGTCGCAGGTGTCGCAGCTGAGCAAGATCAAGATCTCGCTCACTCAGCAGCTCGAGGATACCAAGCGTCTTGCCGACGAGGAGGCTCGCGAGCGCGCCACCCTGCTGGGCAAGTTCCGCAACCTGGAGCACGACCTGGACAACCTGCGCGAGCAGGTTGAGGAGGAGGCTGAGGGCAAGGGAGACATCCAGCGCCAGCTCAGCAAGGCCAACGCTGAGGCTCAGCTGTGGCGCAGCAAGTACGAGTCGGAGGGCGTTGCCCGTGCCGAGGAGCTCGAGGAGGCCAAGCGTAAGCTGCAGGCCCGCCTTGCCGAGGCTGAGGAGACCATCGAGTCGCTGAACCAGAAGTGCATTGCACTGGAGAAGACCAAGCAGCGCCTGGCCACCGAGGTCGAGGATCTGCAGCTCGAGGTTGACCGTGCCTCGTCGATTGCCAACGCTGCtgagaagaagcagaaggcGTTCGACAAAATCATTGGAGAATGGAAGCTGAAGGTCGACGATCTGGCCGCCGAGCTGGATGCCTCGCAGAAGGAGTGCCGCAACTACTCGACCGAGCTGTTCCGTCTGAAGGGTGCCTACGAGGAGGGCCAGGAGCAGCTTGAAGCCGTCCGCCGTGAGAACAAGAACTTGGCCGATGAGGTCAAGGATCTGCTGGACCAGATCGGTGAGGGTGGCCGCAACATCCACGAGATTGAGAAGTCGCGTAAGCGCCTGGAGGCCGAGAAGGACGAGCTGCAGGCCGCCCTCGAGGAGGCTGAAGCCGCCCTGGAGCAGGAGGAGAACAAGGTTCTGCGTGCTCAACTTGAACTGTCTCAGGTCCGTCAAGAAATTGACCGCCGCATCCAGGAGAAGGAAGAAGAGTTCGAGAACACTCGCAAGAACCACCAGCGCGCCCTGGACTCGATGCAGGCTTCCCTGGAGGCCGAAGCCAAGGGTAAGGCCGAGGCTCTGCGTATGAAGAAGAAGCTGGAAGCCGACATCAACGAGCTGGAGATTGCTCTGGATCACGCCAACAAG GCTAACGCTGAGGCCCAGAAGAACATCAAGcgctaccagcagcagctgaaggACGTCCAGAGCGCCCTGGAGGAGGAACAGCGCGCCCGCGACGATGCCCGCGAGCAGCTGGGTATCTCGGAGCGCCGTGCCAACGCTCTCCAGAACGAACTGGAGGAGTCGCGCACCCTGTTGGAACAGGCCGACCGTGGCCGTCGCCAGGCCGAGCAGGAGCTCAGTGATGCTCACGAGCAGCTGAACGAAGTGTCCGCCCAGAACGCTTCGATCGCCGCCGCCAAGAGGAAGCTCGAGTCTGAGCTGCAGACCCTGCACTCCGACCTGGATGAGCTGCTGAACGAGGCCAAGAACTCCGAGGAGAAGGCCAAGAAGGCTATGGTTGATGCCGCTCGTCTGGCTGATGAGCTGCGCGCCGAGCAGGACCATGCCCAGACCCAGGAGAAGCTGCGCAAGGCGCTTGAGCAGCAGATCAAGGAGCTGCAGGTCCGCCTGGATGAGGCCGAATCGAACGCCCTGAAGGGAGGCAAGAAGGCCATTCAGAAGCTGGAGCAGCGCGTCCGCGAGCTCGAGTCGGAGCTGGACAGCGAACAGAGACGACATGCCGATGCCCAGAAGAACCTGCGCAAGTCGGAGCGTCGCATCAAGGAGCTGACCTTCCAGTCGGAGGAAGACCGCAAGAACCACGAGCGCATGCAGGATCTGGTTGACAAGCTGCAGCAGAAGATCAAGACTTACAAGAGGCAGATTGAGGAAGCCGAGGAGATCGCCGCCCTCAACTTGGCCAAGTTCCGCAAGGCCCAGCAGGAGCTGGAGGAAGCCGAGGAGCGTGCCGACATTGCCGAACAAGCTGCCACCAAATTCCGCACCAAGGGAGGACGTGCCGGTTCCGTACAGCGTGGTGCTAGCCCAGCA CCCCAGAGACAGCCGTCTGCCATGCCTGCTCTTGCAGGACTGAACCTTCCCACATTCGACGATCACGGTTTCTAA